One stretch of Apis cerana isolate GH-2021 linkage group LG8, AcerK_1.0, whole genome shotgun sequence DNA includes these proteins:
- the LOC107996456 gene encoding asparagine synthetase domain-containing protein 1 isoform X1: MTTHSKSLNMKCIFITSLIWEACKNLLNARGPDRIIEKAENLTPNWFGHFVASILWMQGSNLIEQPAIDCNGNILLWNGDIFFGNLAQDNTCDTNILLNTLQLSSNILSVFKEIQGPYSFIYFQKTNNLLYFGRDIIGRHSLLLKVNTDENILTLTSVASKQINKIIEIPAIGIFVMNLTNLRVNLACYPWKEPDLRFTDIIETLETHLGIDIDIKKTILKSDGLTYLHLHPHIKDLEYLENSPYLENFCKILEYLLKNEDIHKRVEHLLQLLYKAVEVRIKKQPKFCKTCIKLVLNKENIICNHSKIGILFSGGLDSAILTLIADKYISQNEPIDLINVAFEKLINKKSNNGNNEKQDMENQYDVPDRKTGKQTFLELTKICPKRKWNFIEVNVSQAELQKYRSSHICNLLHPLCTILDESLGCAVWFASRAKGIIHSDTDIYESPCRVLLLGMGADELFGGYMRHRTILRHKGWDALTQELNIELARISERNLGRDDRIVSDHGRQSRLPYLDENIVEYVQKLKPWERCYPTDKMPSGLGDKLLLRLVAYKLGFRNTANFPKRAFQFGSRIANGKENAKDISYRL; this comes from the exons tGGGAagcttgtaaaaatttattaaatgctcGTGGTCCTgatagaataattgaaaaagctGAAAATTTAACGCCTAATTGGTTTGGACACTTTGTTGCTTCTATATTATGGATGCAAGGTTCTAATTTGATTGAACAGCCTGCCATAGATTGTAATGGTAATATTCTTCTTTGGAAtggagatatattttttggaaacttg gcTCAAGATAATACATGTGATACTAACATATTACTAAATACTTTACaattatcttcaaatatattatcagtatttaaagaaatcCAAGGCccatatagttttatatattttcagaaaaccAATAATCTCTTATATTTTGGAAGAGATATTATAGGAAGACACAGTTTACTTTTAAAAGTAAACaccgatgaaaatattttaactttgacATCTGTGGCcagtaaacaaataaataaaattatagagatTCCTGcaattggaatttttgttatgaatttaactaatttaagAGTAAATCTTGCATGTTACCCATGGAAAGAACCAGATTTGCGATTTACAGATATTATTGAGACATTGGAAACACATTTGGGTATAgacattgatattaaaaaaactatattaaaatcagaTGGATTGACATATCTACATTTACATCCTCATATTAAAgatttggaatatttagaaaatagcccttatttagagaatttttgtaaaatattagaatatttattaaaaaatgaagatattcATAAAAGAGTTGAGCATTTGTTGCAACTTCTTTACAAAGCTGTAGAAGTTAGAATCAAAAAACAgccaaaattttgtaaaacatgtattaaattagttttaaacaaagaaaatattatatgcaatCATTCAAAAATAGGTATACTATTTTCTGGAGGCTTGGATTCTgctattttaacattaattgctgataaatatatatcacaaaatgaacctattgatttaattaatgttgcattcgaaaagttaattaataaaaaatctaacaatggaaataatgaaaaacaagATATGGAGAATCAATATGATGTTCCAGATAGAAAAACTGGAAAACAAACATTTTTAGAACTTACAAAAATTTGCCCAAAacgaaaatggaattttatagaa gtaAATGTCAGCCAGGCAGAATTACAAAAGTATCGTTCATCgcatatttgtaatttattacatcCACTATGTACTATATTGGATGAAAGTTTAGGTTGTGCTGTTTGGTTTGCAAGTCGCGCAAAAGGTATAATCCATTCGGATACTGATATTTATGAATCCCCATGTAGAGTACTTCTCTTAGGTATGGGTGCAGATGAATTATTCGGTGGATATATGAGACATAGAACAATATTAAGACATAAAGGTTGGGATGCTTTAActcaagaattaaatattgaattagcTAGAATTTCTGAAAGAAATTTAGGTCGTGATGATCGTATTGTATCAGATCATGGAAGACAATCTAGATTACCatatttagatgaaaatatagtggaatatgttcaaaaattaaaaccttGGGAAAG gTGTTATCCAACAGATAAAATGCCATCAGGCTTAGGAGACAAATTACTTTTACGTTTGGTAGCATATAAACTTGGTTTCCGAAACACTGCTAATTTTCCTAAAAGAGCTTTCCAATTTGGATCTCGAATTGCTAATGGCAAGGAAAATGCTAAAGATATATCAtatcgtttataa
- the LOC107996456 gene encoding asparagine synthetase domain-containing protein 1 isoform X3 encodes MTTHSKSLNMKCIFITSLIWEACKNLLNARGPDRIIEKAENLTPNWFGHFVASILWMQGSNLIEQPAIDCNGNILLWNGDIFFGNLAQDNTCDTNILLNTLQLSSNILSVFKEIQGPYSFIYFQKTNNLLYFGRDIIGRHSLLLKVNTDENILTLTSVASKQINKIIEIPAIGIFVMNLTNLRVNLACYPWKEPDLRFTDIIETLETHLGIDIDIKKTILKSDGLTYLHLHPHIKDLEYLENSPYLENFCKILEYLLKNEDIHKRVEHLLQLLYKAVEVRIKKQPKFCKTCIKLVLNKENIICNHSKIGILFSGGLDSAILTLIADKYISQNEPIDLINVAFEKLINKKSNNGNNEKQDMENQYDVPDRKTGKQTFLELTKICPKRKWNFIEVNVSQAELQKYRSSHICNLLHPLCTILDESLGCAVWFASRAKGMGADELFGGYMRHRTILRHKGWDALTQELNIELARISERNLGRDDRIVSDHGRQSRLPYLDENIVEYVQKLKPWERCYPTDKMPSGLGDKLLLRLVAYKLGFRNTANFPKRAFQFGSRIANGKENAKDISYRL; translated from the exons tGGGAagcttgtaaaaatttattaaatgctcGTGGTCCTgatagaataattgaaaaagctGAAAATTTAACGCCTAATTGGTTTGGACACTTTGTTGCTTCTATATTATGGATGCAAGGTTCTAATTTGATTGAACAGCCTGCCATAGATTGTAATGGTAATATTCTTCTTTGGAAtggagatatattttttggaaacttg gcTCAAGATAATACATGTGATACTAACATATTACTAAATACTTTACaattatcttcaaatatattatcagtatttaaagaaatcCAAGGCccatatagttttatatattttcagaaaaccAATAATCTCTTATATTTTGGAAGAGATATTATAGGAAGACACAGTTTACTTTTAAAAGTAAACaccgatgaaaatattttaactttgacATCTGTGGCcagtaaacaaataaataaaattatagagatTCCTGcaattggaatttttgttatgaatttaactaatttaagAGTAAATCTTGCATGTTACCCATGGAAAGAACCAGATTTGCGATTTACAGATATTATTGAGACATTGGAAACACATTTGGGTATAgacattgatattaaaaaaactatattaaaatcagaTGGATTGACATATCTACATTTACATCCTCATATTAAAgatttggaatatttagaaaatagcccttatttagagaatttttgtaaaatattagaatatttattaaaaaatgaagatattcATAAAAGAGTTGAGCATTTGTTGCAACTTCTTTACAAAGCTGTAGAAGTTAGAATCAAAAAACAgccaaaattttgtaaaacatgtattaaattagttttaaacaaagaaaatattatatgcaatCATTCAAAAATAGGTATACTATTTTCTGGAGGCTTGGATTCTgctattttaacattaattgctgataaatatatatcacaaaatgaacctattgatttaattaatgttgcattcgaaaagttaattaataaaaaatctaacaatggaaataatgaaaaacaagATATGGAGAATCAATATGATGTTCCAGATAGAAAAACTGGAAAACAAACATTTTTAGAACTTACAAAAATTTGCCCAAAacgaaaatggaattttatagaa gtaAATGTCAGCCAGGCAGAATTACAAAAGTATCGTTCATCgcatatttgtaatttattacatcCACTATGTACTATATTGGATGAAAGTTTAGGTTGTGCTGTTTGGTTTGCAAGTCGCGCAAAAG GTATGGGTGCAGATGAATTATTCGGTGGATATATGAGACATAGAACAATATTAAGACATAAAGGTTGGGATGCTTTAActcaagaattaaatattgaattagcTAGAATTTCTGAAAGAAATTTAGGTCGTGATGATCGTATTGTATCAGATCATGGAAGACAATCTAGATTACCatatttagatgaaaatatagtggaatatgttcaaaaattaaaaccttGGGAAAG gTGTTATCCAACAGATAAAATGCCATCAGGCTTAGGAGACAAATTACTTTTACGTTTGGTAGCATATAAACTTGGTTTCCGAAACACTGCTAATTTTCCTAAAAGAGCTTTCCAATTTGGATCTCGAATTGCTAATGGCAAGGAAAATGCTAAAGATATATCAtatcgtttataa
- the LOC107996456 gene encoding asparagine synthetase domain-containing protein 1 isoform X5 produces the protein MTTHSKSLNMKCIFITSLIWEACKNLLNARGPDRIIEKAENLTPNWFGHFVASILWMQGSNLIEQPAIDCNGNILLWNGDIFFGNLKTNNLLYFGRDIIGRHSLLLKVNTDENILTLTSVASKQINKIIEIPAIGIFVMNLTNLRVNLACYPWKEPDLRFTDIIETLETHLGIDIDIKKTILKSDGLTYLHLHPHIKDLEYLENSPYLENFCKILEYLLKNEDIHKRVEHLLQLLYKAVEVRIKKQPKFCKTCIKLVLNKENIICNHSKIGILFSGGLDSAILTLIADKYISQNEPIDLINVAFEKLINKKSNNGNNEKQDMENQYDVPDRKTGKQTFLELTKICPKRKWNFIEVNVSQAELQKYRSSHICNLLHPLCTILDESLGCAVWFASRAKGIIHSDTDIYESPCRVLLLGMGADELFGGYMRHRTILRHKGWDALTQELNIELARISERNLGRDDRIVSDHGRQSRLPYLDENIVEYVQKLKPWERCYPTDKMPSGLGDKLLLRLVAYKLGFRNTANFPKRAFQFGSRIANGKENAKDISYRL, from the exons tGGGAagcttgtaaaaatttattaaatgctcGTGGTCCTgatagaataattgaaaaagctGAAAATTTAACGCCTAATTGGTTTGGACACTTTGTTGCTTCTATATTATGGATGCAAGGTTCTAATTTGATTGAACAGCCTGCCATAGATTGTAATGGTAATATTCTTCTTTGGAAtggagatatattttttggaaacttg aaaaccAATAATCTCTTATATTTTGGAAGAGATATTATAGGAAGACACAGTTTACTTTTAAAAGTAAACaccgatgaaaatattttaactttgacATCTGTGGCcagtaaacaaataaataaaattatagagatTCCTGcaattggaatttttgttatgaatttaactaatttaagAGTAAATCTTGCATGTTACCCATGGAAAGAACCAGATTTGCGATTTACAGATATTATTGAGACATTGGAAACACATTTGGGTATAgacattgatattaaaaaaactatattaaaatcagaTGGATTGACATATCTACATTTACATCCTCATATTAAAgatttggaatatttagaaaatagcccttatttagagaatttttgtaaaatattagaatatttattaaaaaatgaagatattcATAAAAGAGTTGAGCATTTGTTGCAACTTCTTTACAAAGCTGTAGAAGTTAGAATCAAAAAACAgccaaaattttgtaaaacatgtattaaattagttttaaacaaagaaaatattatatgcaatCATTCAAAAATAGGTATACTATTTTCTGGAGGCTTGGATTCTgctattttaacattaattgctgataaatatatatcacaaaatgaacctattgatttaattaatgttgcattcgaaaagttaattaataaaaaatctaacaatggaaataatgaaaaacaagATATGGAGAATCAATATGATGTTCCAGATAGAAAAACTGGAAAACAAACATTTTTAGAACTTACAAAAATTTGCCCAAAacgaaaatggaattttatagaa gtaAATGTCAGCCAGGCAGAATTACAAAAGTATCGTTCATCgcatatttgtaatttattacatcCACTATGTACTATATTGGATGAAAGTTTAGGTTGTGCTGTTTGGTTTGCAAGTCGCGCAAAAGGTATAATCCATTCGGATACTGATATTTATGAATCCCCATGTAGAGTACTTCTCTTAGGTATGGGTGCAGATGAATTATTCGGTGGATATATGAGACATAGAACAATATTAAGACATAAAGGTTGGGATGCTTTAActcaagaattaaatattgaattagcTAGAATTTCTGAAAGAAATTTAGGTCGTGATGATCGTATTGTATCAGATCATGGAAGACAATCTAGATTACCatatttagatgaaaatatagtggaatatgttcaaaaattaaaaccttGGGAAAG gTGTTATCCAACAGATAAAATGCCATCAGGCTTAGGAGACAAATTACTTTTACGTTTGGTAGCATATAAACTTGGTTTCCGAAACACTGCTAATTTTCCTAAAAGAGCTTTCCAATTTGGATCTCGAATTGCTAATGGCAAGGAAAATGCTAAAGATATATCAtatcgtttataa